A genomic region of Rhipicephalus sanguineus isolate Rsan-2018 chromosome 1, BIME_Rsan_1.4, whole genome shotgun sequence contains the following coding sequences:
- the LOC119379614 gene encoding LOW QUALITY PROTEIN: uncharacterized protein LOC119379614 (The sequence of the model RefSeq protein was modified relative to this genomic sequence to represent the inferred CDS: deleted 1 base in 1 codon), whose product MIKAKCTWKVQGDRPVSDAIVYFEDNENIDLEDAISAENCVQLEAPVADDVTGNYIVPACQVFLFCGETHQMSSVSILSEARVIEVYGYHGEYLSTLKNELMEEVDGMSVFRGDLNLTRPLKECCLKFIPMKSKDSMWLYGIKVVVQEKPRPDTLQLFPTSMPLKDVEERLEASGAQLSEKAENLKRMMELFQGSSGMFSAAAMSPVFAGFSALSRGAPQQVPDGMAQFYNMFQNAGLKSQMQQTSTKPAPKLSLAAESTREAALPVSSSTGAVESSQDGLLAGILKLLENHTAKQQPQHEPPPQAVAKAKVGASESASLDKEFILELLEKSGVLNKQTATVLLEEIIQKTGATVQLNQSHGDAEKKSTNIPVADVASEQPKVAAENNILETMSKATGTDNKPSKETGSQTDQPEPVPTANEELQLVPAPLTMEALQKQRDETRDVVGALFQNLQDQLLNMVDRRFEEMKVEMVEKLDGKIQEMEERINARFDAIIDALQGQEDDEEIFEQPEEGSV is encoded by the exons ATGATTAAAGCAAAGTGCACGTGGAAGGTTCAAGGCGACCGTCCTGTGTCTGACGCAATTGTATACTTCGAAGACAATGAAAA CATTGACCTCGAGGATGCGATTTCTGCTGAAAATTGTGTCCAATTGGAAGCACCGGTTGCGGATGATGTCACTGGTAACTACATTGTCCCGGCCTGCCAGGTCTTCTTGTTCTGTGGTGAGACACATCAGATGAGTAGTGTGTCTATTCTA TCCGAGGCAAGGGTCATAGAAGTCTACGGTTACCATGGAGAATACTTAAGCACCCTGAAAAACGAGCTTATGGAAGAAGTGGATGGCATGTCTGTATTTCGAGGTGACCTTAACCTTACAAGACCTCTTAAGGAATGCTGCTTGAAA TTCATCCCTATGAAGTCTAAAGATTCGATGTGGCTGTATGGAATCAAAGTGGTGGTTCAGGAAAAGCCAAGGCCAGACACACTGCAGTTGTTTCCAACTTCCATGCCTCTGAAAGATGTTGAAGAGAGGCTAGAAGCATCAGGGGCACAGCTGAGTGAGAAAGCCGAGAACCTTAAGCGAATGATGGAACTGTTTCAGGGAAGCAGCGGTATGTTTTCAGCGGCTGCGATGTCGCCCGTTTTTGCCGGATTTTCAGCATTATCCCGTGGAGCACCGCAACAAGTTCCAGACGGCATGGCACAGTTTTACAACATGTTCCAAAACGCTGGTCTCAAATCTCAAATGCAGCAAACGTCTACAAAGCCGGCACCCAAACTTTCACTTGCTGCTGAGTCAACTAGAGAGGCTGCGCTGCCAGTCTCGAGCAGCACAGGAGCTGTCGAGAGCAGCCAGGATGGTCTGCTTGCAGGTATACTGAAGCTTCTGGAAAATCACACGGCCAAGCAACAACCTCAGCACGAACCTCCACCTCAGGCTGTAGCAAAGGCTAAAGTAGGTGCCTCAGAGTCGGCATCCTTGGACAAGGAATTTATTCTGGAGCTACTTGAAAAATCTGGTGTCCTGAACAAGCAGACTGCCACGGTACTTCTTGaagaaataattcagaaaactgGAGCCACAGTACAGCTAAACCAGTCGCACGGAGATGCTGAAAAAAAGTCCACAAATATTCCTGTTGCAGACGTTGCATCCGAACAACCAAAGGTTGCAGCTGAAAATAATATACTCGAGACGATGTCAAAGGCAACTGGGACTGATAACAAGCCATCCAAGGAGACTGGTTCACAGACTGATCAGCCTGAACCAGTGCCGACAGCCAACGAAGAACTACAGCTGGTACCAGCACCACTAACAATGGAAGCCCTTCAAAAGCAGAG GGACGAAACGCGTGACGTGGTCGGAGCCTTGTTTCAAAATCTGCAAGATCAGTTGCTGAACATGGTAgaccgacgctttgaagaaatgAAAGTCGAAATGGTTGAGAAACTGGACGGGAAAATTCAAGAAATGGAAGAGCGTATAAATGCACGCTTTGATGCTATCATCGATGCTCTTCAAGGCCAAGAGGATGACGAAGAGATATTTGAACAGCCCGAGGAAGGCTCTGTGTGA